The Flavobacterium faecale genomic sequence CACGGAAAAACAACCATCACTTCAATGATTTTGCACGTGATGCATTATCATAATATTGCAGTAGATTACATGGTAGGTGCGCAGTTGGAAGGTTTTGATACGATGGTCCACCTGACTGAAGAAAATGATTTTATGGTGCTAGAAGGAGATGAATATTTATCATCACCAATTGATAGACGTCCAAAATTTCATTTGTACCAGCCTAATATTGCCTTGATCTCTGGAATTGCTTGGGATCATATCAATGTTTTTCCTACCTATGAGAATTACGTGGAGCAATTTGAAATTTTTGTTGCGAAAATCACGAACGGTGGTATTTTGGTATATAATGAAGAAGATCCTGAAGTAAAACGTGTGTCTGAAGCTGCTGGGAATCCTATACGAAAATTACCATACACAACACCAAATTATAAAGTAGAAAACGGAACCACTTTGCTAGAAACACCAGAAGGTGATATGCCTATTGAAGTGTTTGGAGCGCATAATTTGAATAATTTGGCAGGTGCAAAATGGATTTGCCAAAACATGGGTGTCGATGAAGCCGAATTTTATGAAGCCATCGCCAGTTTTAAAGGTGCTTCAAAACGCTTGGAAAAAATAGGGGAGAGCAAAAATAAAGTAGCTTACAAAGATTTTGCACATTCGCCAAGCAAAGTAGCCGCGACGACCAAAGCGGTAAAAGAACAATATCCTGACCGCAAACTGATTGCGTGCCTAGAATTGCATACCTACAGTAGTTTGAATGCCGAATTTTTAAAAGAATATGAAGGCGCTCTAGAACACGCTGATGTTGCAGTTGTGTTTTATTCGCCAGATGCCGTAAAAATTAAACAGTTGGAAGAGGTTACTTACGATCAAATTGCAACTGCTTTTAACCGCAAAGATTTAATTATTTACACCAACCCCGTAGCCTTCAAAGAATATCTTTTCGGATTGAATTTTGATAATTCGGCTTTGTTATTAATGAGCTCAGGTAATTATGGCGGACTTAATTTTGATGAGGTAAAAGCCTTAATGATGTAATATTTTGAGGTAAGAGCAATAATTTTATTGGGTACTAGTACTACTCGGTAATTTGAAGTTGTTGCTCTTACTCTTTTTTATATTTATAATGCCCTACAATTTTGTAGTCAAATAAGCAATCTTCTAGTACTTGTCCGCCGCCTACATTATGCACAATGAGGTTTCGTTGTCCATCTGCTGATTTTTTGTGCGTGATAATACCAATGTGAGGTAATTTATCGTTAATCATCCAAGTAACTATTTCTCCCGTTTTGTAATCATTGCCAAGTGTACTCACAGGCAGTTTTTGCCCTTTTCGTTCAAAAAACACCTCCAAATTTGGAACTCTTCGGTGGTCTATATTGGTATCAGTTTTAGTCATTCCCCATTTTTCAAAGTTTGGATATAAAGCAAAATTGGACAGCATATCTTCGTGAACTTCTTTCTGTAAATCAATTTTTAGCTTTCTATACGTGCGTATCACTACATCTGTGCAAACGCCTGTAGTAGCAGGAACATCTCCATTTGGGTATTGTATCGAAATGTAACTTGGATCATATCGTATGCTAGGATTTAGTATTGATAATGCGGCATCAGATAGTTTACGTTCAAACGAAGGTGGGCTGTTTTGTGTACTGAGCACCGCAATTTTACTTTTTTCCTTTTCGATACAATTCGAAAATAAAAGACACAGTAATAAAAGTGGAAAAACTCTCATCTTTTTATTTTAAAAGTAAACAATTTTCAGTTTAGTATCGAAATAAAATGTAATCTCATTACCTTTTTTATGTAGATTAGCGTACTGTGAGATTGGCTAGCTACTTAAAAATTAATTTGTTATGGAAAACAATCATTTCCCAATTACCCATTGGTCTGAGGACGACAAACCTCGTGAAAAATTAATGCTCAAAGGGAAAGCAGCCTTGAGTGATGCTGAGTTAATAGCTATTCTTATAGGTTCAGGTAGTCGCAACGAATCGGCGGTAGAGTTAAGCAAACGAATCCTAAATTCGGTTGGGGGAAACCTAAATGCTTTGGGCAAAATGTCTTTGTCACAGTTAACCGAATTTAAGGGGATAGGAGAGGCAAAGGCAATTTCGATCATGGCGGCCTCTGAGTTAGGGCGCAGGCGTAGGGCAGAGGATGCAGTAGAATTAACCAAAGTAACCTCGAGTAAACTGGTTTTTGAGATTATGCAACCTATTATAGGTGAACTGCCACATGAAGAATTTTGGATTTTATATTTGAATAATTCTAATAAAATAATCTCGAAAAGGCAATTGAGTATCGGAGGCATCACGGGCACACTCGTAGATGTGCGATTGGTCTTTAAAAATGCTTTGGAGTTGGGAGCAGTATCCTTAATTTTATGTCACAACCATCCATCAGGTACCTTGGTCCCGAGTGAAGCAGATAAGAATATTACTCGAAAATTAAAAGCGGCGGGAGACAGTCTAGAAGTTAAAGTTTTGGACCATTTGATTGTTACCGAGAATAATTATTTTAGCTTTGTAGATGAAGGAATTTTTTAAGCCATTATGAGAGTACCACACATTACAGACGTTTTTTTTGATTTGGACCATACCTTATGGGATTTTGATAAAAATTCGACACTAGCATTCGACACTATTTTATCTCAAAGACATCCAACGATTCAGATTGATGATTTTATTAAAGAATATGTTCCAATCAACCAATCTTGTTGGAAATTATTTCAATACAATAAAATAACCCATCAAGAACTCCGTTATAATCGTTTGAAGTTCTCTTTTGATGCTTTGTCTTATTCGATCAACGATGACGAAATTGATTTTATTTCTGATCAATATATCGATATTTTGCCTGATCACAATCATTTATTCGATGGTGCCTTTGAGATTCTTGATTATTTAAAATCCAAATATACCTTGCATATTATTACTAATGGTTTTGCTGAGGTTCAAGATCGAAAGATGAATAATTCGCTGCTTACACCTTATTTTGCTACAATTACCAACTCAGAGATGGCAGGTGTCAAAAAACCGAATCCAGCCATATTTGAATATGCTTTGGAAAAGTCAAAAGCAAAAAAAGAAAGTAGCATTATGATAGGCGACTCTATAGATGCAGACGTACAAGGTGCGCTTGATGTGGGTCTAGACGCTATATTTTTTGGAGAATATAGCAATGACTTATCATCGTCCATAAAGCAAGTCGATCATTTACTCAAGCTGAAAGATTTTCTTTAATTCCCTTTAAAAACAACAACTCTAACAATACGAATAAACATGAAAACAAAATTAATACTATTATTTGCAATACTTTCAAACTCAATTTTTGCACAATCAATTAATGATTATGCAGCTGTTATTGTACCCACAAAATTTAGTTTTTTGAGCGAAGAAAACCAATACCGCTTATCGACAATCACCAAATACAATCTGGAGGAAGCTGGTTTTGTTGGTATTTATTCAAATGTAAATTTTGCAGATCAATATCCAAACCGATGCAGCGTATTAAATCTAGACGTAGTCAAAGATTCTGGTTTTTTGTCTACCAAATTATATATTGAATTCAAAGACTGCTTCGGAAAAGTAATCTACACATCAGAGGTAGGTAAGAGTAAAGAAAAAGATTTTGGTGAGGCATACAAAGAAGCTTTAAACAATGCATTCGAGTCTGTAAAAAAATTAGGATACAAATACAACGGTAACGCTGGATCAGGAAATGTGGTAGCCGCTACTCCCGCAGTAGTCAAAGAGCAAGTAATGCCAGTTAAGCAAGTCGTAGCCGCACCGGTTTCTACAGTTGCTGCAACAGTAAACGAGGCAACTTTATACGCACAACCTACAGATACAGGTTATCAACTAATTGACAAAACGCCAAAAGTAGTCATGAAGTTGATGAAAACCGGTAACCCAAATTCATTCATCGCCATCAAGGGAGACGTAC encodes the following:
- a CDS encoding UDP-N-acetylmuramate--L-alanine ligase → MRTHFIAIGGSAMHNLALALHNKGYQVTGSDDAIFEPSKSRLDKKGILPADLGWFPEKITPDLEAIILGMHAKADNPELLKAQELGLKIYSYPEFLYEQSKNKTRVVIGGSHGKTTITSMILHVMHYHNIAVDYMVGAQLEGFDTMVHLTEENDFMVLEGDEYLSSPIDRRPKFHLYQPNIALISGIAWDHINVFPTYENYVEQFEIFVAKITNGGILVYNEEDPEVKRVSEAAGNPIRKLPYTTPNYKVENGTTLLETPEGDMPIEVFGAHNLNNLAGAKWICQNMGVDEAEFYEAIASFKGASKRLEKIGESKNKVAYKDFAHSPSKVAATTKAVKEQYPDRKLIACLELHTYSSLNAEFLKEYEGALEHADVAVVFYSPDAVKIKQLEEVTYDQIATAFNRKDLIIYTNPVAFKEYLFGLNFDNSALLLMSSGNYGGLNFDEVKALMM
- a CDS encoding YjjG family noncanonical pyrimidine nucleotidase; protein product: MRVPHITDVFFDLDHTLWDFDKNSTLAFDTILSQRHPTIQIDDFIKEYVPINQSCWKLFQYNKITHQELRYNRLKFSFDALSYSINDDEIDFISDQYIDILPDHNHLFDGAFEILDYLKSKYTLHIITNGFAEVQDRKMNNSLLTPYFATITNSEMAGVKKPNPAIFEYALEKSKAKKESSIMIGDSIDADVQGALDVGLDAIFFGEYSNDLSSSIKQVDHLLKLKDFL
- the radC gene encoding RadC family protein — its product is MENNHFPITHWSEDDKPREKLMLKGKAALSDAELIAILIGSGSRNESAVELSKRILNSVGGNLNALGKMSLSQLTEFKGIGEAKAISIMAASELGRRRRAEDAVELTKVTSSKLVFEIMQPIIGELPHEEFWILYLNNSNKIISKRQLSIGGITGTLVDVRLVFKNALELGAVSLILCHNHPSGTLVPSEADKNITRKLKAAGDSLEVKVLDHLIVTENNYFSFVDEGIF
- a CDS encoding DUF1287 domain-containing protein is translated as MRVFPLLLLCLLFSNCIEKEKSKIAVLSTQNSPPSFERKLSDAALSILNPSIRYDPSYISIQYPNGDVPATTGVCTDVVIRTYRKLKIDLQKEVHEDMLSNFALYPNFEKWGMTKTDTNIDHRRVPNLEVFFERKGQKLPVSTLGNDYKTGEIVTWMINDKLPHIGIITHKKSADGQRNLIVHNVGGGQVLEDCLFDYKIVGHYKYKKE